From Paenibacillus sp. V4I7, one genomic window encodes:
- the nrdI gene encoding class Ib ribonucleoside-diphosphate reductase assembly flavoprotein NrdI, with translation MLIAYDSKTGNVRRFIAKLKMPAIQIEEAMKMDEPFVLVTYTTGFGQVPPKVASFLESNASRLIGVAASGNRNWGDGFAKSADTISQQYDVPVLTKFELSGTKNDVERFVQGVHAIAAH, from the coding sequence ATGCTGATTGCTTACGATTCGAAGACGGGAAATGTTCGCCGGTTTATTGCTAAACTCAAAATGCCAGCGATTCAAATTGAGGAAGCGATGAAGATGGACGAGCCCTTCGTGCTGGTTACCTATACAACCGGTTTTGGTCAAGTTCCTCCGAAGGTAGCTTCTTTCCTAGAAAGCAATGCCTCTCGTCTTATCGGAGTAGCAGCAAGTGGTAACCGTAACTGGGGAGACGGATTTGCCAAAAGCGCAGATACGATCTCACAGCAGTACGATGTGCCTGTGTTAACCAAGTTTGAGTTATCCGGCACCAAAAATGACGTAGAACGATTTGTTCAGGGGGTACATGCAATTGCGGCACATTGA
- the nrdE gene encoding class 1b ribonucleoside-diphosphate reductase subunit alpha — MRHIELNNLLMQRGADGFFQLEKDKEAVEVFMKEVHSKSLTFPDTSSKVRYMIDHNYYENVYEKYTQDEVNDVYQVAHDNQFEFASYMAASKFYTDYALRSDDKSLYLEHFPDRVAIVALYLGRGNVETARVLAVSMMEQRLQPATPTFLNAGKSRRGEMVSCFLLEMDDSLNSINYVLATCMQLSKIGGGVAVNLSKLRGRGETIKGVENAAKGIMPVLKLMEDAFSYADQMGQRKGSGAAYYNIFGWDVMEFLDSKKINADEKSRLKTLSIGLIVPNKFYKLAEENKPLHVFAPYTVLQTYGKHLDDIDLDEMYDELLANPKVKKKVVMSARDMLVKIATTQLESGYPYMMNRSNANRDHALKGIGTIKMSNLCTEIFQLQETSEINDYGQDDLILRDISCNLASMNIANVMDRKKLRETVHEGMIALTSVSDMTTISNAPGVAKANRELHSVGLGVMNLHGYLSKNKISYESDEAKDFVRTFFMAMNYYSIEQSMEIAKSSGQTFEGFELSEYANGAYFNRYIETDYRPLTDKVKSLFEGMPIPSPSDWAKLNEDVKTNGLYHAYRLAVAPTQSISYIQNATSSVMPIVEPIETRTYANSTTYYPMPFMARDNFFYYKSAYQMDQFKILDLIAEIQIHVDQGISTILHVNSDVSTRQLAKLYLYAAHKGLKSLYYTRTNQLSVEECVSCSV; from the coding sequence TTGCGGCACATTGAGCTGAATAATTTATTGATGCAACGCGGAGCGGATGGCTTTTTCCAACTAGAGAAGGATAAAGAAGCTGTTGAAGTTTTTATGAAGGAAGTCCACAGTAAAAGCCTCACTTTCCCCGATACTTCTTCTAAAGTTCGTTATATGATCGATCATAACTATTACGAGAACGTATATGAGAAATATACGCAAGATGAAGTTAACGATGTTTATCAAGTGGCCCACGATAATCAATTCGAGTTCGCCTCCTACATGGCAGCTTCGAAATTCTATACGGATTACGCGTTACGCAGTGATGATAAATCTTTATACCTGGAACATTTCCCGGATCGCGTTGCTATTGTTGCTTTGTACTTGGGACGTGGGAACGTAGAAACTGCGCGAGTGCTTGCAGTATCGATGATGGAACAACGCTTGCAACCAGCGACACCAACGTTCCTTAATGCAGGTAAGAGCCGCCGAGGCGAAATGGTATCCTGCTTCCTGCTGGAGATGGACGACTCTCTTAATTCTATTAACTACGTGCTAGCTACCTGCATGCAGCTTTCCAAAATTGGCGGTGGCGTAGCCGTTAACTTGTCCAAGCTTCGTGGACGCGGGGAAACGATTAAAGGTGTGGAAAACGCCGCAAAAGGTATTATGCCGGTTCTTAAGCTCATGGAGGATGCGTTCTCCTACGCAGATCAAATGGGGCAGCGTAAAGGTTCCGGAGCCGCTTATTACAACATTTTCGGCTGGGACGTTATGGAGTTCCTAGATAGTAAGAAAATTAATGCGGATGAGAAATCTCGCCTGAAGACACTGTCCATCGGTCTCATTGTACCGAACAAGTTTTACAAGTTGGCTGAAGAGAACAAGCCGCTGCATGTATTTGCTCCTTACACGGTACTACAAACCTATGGTAAGCATTTGGATGATATTGATCTCGATGAGATGTATGATGAACTGCTGGCCAATCCGAAAGTGAAGAAAAAGGTTGTCATGAGTGCGCGTGACATGCTAGTTAAAATTGCGACTACCCAACTGGAATCCGGTTATCCATATATGATGAACCGTTCGAATGCTAACAGGGATCATGCCCTGAAAGGTATCGGTACGATTAAAATGTCTAATCTCTGTACTGAGATTTTCCAACTGCAAGAAACTTCGGAAATCAACGATTACGGCCAAGATGACCTTATTCTTAGAGATATCAGCTGTAACCTTGCTTCCATGAACATTGCAAACGTAATGGATCGTAAGAAGCTGCGCGAAACCGTTCACGAGGGCATGATTGCCTTGACTTCGGTTAGTGATATGACGACGATCAGCAATGCGCCGGGGGTTGCCAAAGCAAATCGTGAGCTGCACTCCGTTGGTCTCGGTGTTATGAATCTTCATGGCTACTTGTCTAAGAACAAAATTAGCTATGAGAGTGATGAAGCCAAAGATTTCGTCCGCACGTTCTTCATGGCTATGAACTATTATTCGATTGAGCAAAGTATGGAAATTGCCAAATCATCGGGGCAAACCTTCGAAGGCTTTGAGCTATCCGAGTATGCGAATGGCGCCTATTTCAACCGGTACATAGAGACGGATTACCGTCCGCTTACGGATAAAGTGAAGTCCTTGTTTGAGGGAATGCCGATTCCATCACCAAGCGACTGGGCCAAGTTAAACGAAGATGTAAAAACCAATGGTCTTTATCATGCTTACCGATTGGCCGTTGCTCCAACACAAAGCATTTCTTATATTCAAAATGCAACCTCGAGTGTCATGCCGATTGTTGAACCGATCGAGACTCGAACTTATGCGAACTCAACTACGTACTATCCGATGCCTTTCATGGCACGTGATAATTTCTTTTACTATAAATCTGCTTATCAAATGGATCAGTTTAAGATTCTTGATCTTATTGCAGAAATTCAAATACATGTGGATCAAGGGATTTCAACGATTTTACATGTAAATAGCGATGTTTCGACGAGACAACTTGCTAAACTATACCTCTATGCGGCACACAAAGGACTTAAATCGCTCTACTACACGCGAACGAATCAGCTATCCGTTGAGGAATGCGTCAGCTGCTCGGTGTAA
- the nrdF gene encoding class 1b ribonucleoside-diphosphate reductase subunit beta has translation MSTATTLNNARKAVNWNRPDDDFTITFWNQNIMQFWTDEEIPLSDDKMSWITLSGEERELYMKVLGGLTLLDTMQGGVGMPKILEHVDGLQRKAVLSFMGMMEQIHAKSYSSIFTTLSTTEEINELFLWVERNPYLQFKANKISLFYENIRTTKELYLAMAASVLLESYLFYSGFYYPLYLAGQGKMTSSGEIIDLILRDESIHGLYIGVLAQEVYAQLSPAEQDEAYTTLCALLKELHANEESYTESLYGTLGLAEEVKAFLRYNANKAFMNLGVDPIFEEEDINPIVLNGLSTKTKQHDFFSKKGNGYVRTIHVEALTDDDFLFGD, from the coding sequence ATGAGTACGGCCACTACCCTAAATAATGCCAGGAAAGCTGTGAATTGGAATCGTCCCGATGATGATTTTACGATCACTTTCTGGAATCAAAATATTATGCAGTTCTGGACAGATGAGGAAATCCCATTATCTGATGATAAAATGTCATGGATCACGTTAAGCGGTGAAGAACGTGAGCTATACATGAAAGTACTCGGTGGGCTTACGCTGCTTGATACCATGCAAGGCGGCGTCGGCATGCCGAAGATTCTTGAGCATGTCGATGGGCTGCAGCGCAAAGCTGTGCTAAGCTTCATGGGTATGATGGAACAAATACATGCGAAGTCTTACAGCAGTATTTTCACCACGTTGTCTACAACGGAAGAAATCAATGAGCTCTTCCTGTGGGTGGAGCGTAATCCTTACTTGCAGTTCAAGGCAAATAAAATTTCCCTTTTCTATGAAAATATTAGAACGACTAAAGAGCTGTATTTAGCTATGGCAGCATCTGTCTTGCTGGAGAGCTACTTGTTCTATAGCGGCTTCTATTATCCGCTTTACTTAGCCGGACAGGGTAAAATGACAAGCAGTGGCGAAATCATCGATTTGATTTTACGCGATGAGAGTATTCATGGTCTGTATATCGGTGTCCTGGCACAAGAGGTTTATGCGCAGTTAAGCCCTGCGGAACAGGATGAGGCATACACAACATTGTGTGCCTTGCTGAAGGAGCTTCATGCCAATGAGGAAAGCTATACTGAAAGTCTATATGGAACCTTGGGCTTGGCAGAAGAAGTGAAAGCTTTCTTACGGTACAACGCGAATAAAGCGTTCATGAACCTGGGCGTAGACCCAATTTTCGAAGAAGAGGATATTAATCCGATTGTTCTTAACGGTCTGAGCACGAAGACGAAGCAGCATGACTTTTTCTCGAAAAAGGGAAATGGATATGTACGTACGATTCACGTTGAAGCGTTGACGGATGATGATTTCCTTTTTGGGGATTGA
- a CDS encoding helix-turn-helix domain-containing protein, with the protein MSLARIRFNKRSVIVTWLISYISVLLIPIIISGILYAAAWHVVESEVNRANKSALEQMEQAIDNSLRGIERLSLEIALSKLVTGFMNTVKPLTDSDYYDLVSIANDLRVYQTANDFIEQIYIYYRNSDTVISTRDHTNSRMLFEKIREKDAMSYEEWAKFFDKPYIQEYAPITFREDGHSVKAVMYAKSVILANPDHPGAVILFVIKDSKLLDNIPSTSDQTSIAVLDKENRLVASTGFESRADFLDYDKLSGKNGMFISADSGKKAAVSYITSGSTGWKYISTIPAELFDDKMKYMKKLIYASVILSLIMGGLVTYLFLRKNYNPINLLIRSFSVKSGISFHEGSNEYGFLQDALNNTFAEKEQIDRRLHQHRDAIRSHFLQGLLKGRLEQNVPIHESLAAHDIRLASRYFAVLLFHIEHFGKFEIDEYAAPEKVRMLHFIIMNVAEEVIVHDNRAFITEVDNMQACIVNFGTDPDSQELKRIAEQVKSFLLDHFHVHLTVAISGIHQELYGIPTAYQQTLAALEYRLVMGSGEIIGYDDLPSSETIRQSRSYYYPLPVEHQLINFVKSGDFEKSSAIIGEIIEINVSDASLSVPLAKCLMFDLISTLLKTMDEIGTSSNNRALIVKTDQIDRLMSSSTIKEMKVQIREVLNQVCRFIQEDRQQEHNQLSQQVTLYVKSNYAEENLNISMVGDKFGLTPSYLSKQFKAQTGEALLDFISRTRLEEAKRLLSLQVLSVTDIAKRVGYSDMNTFNRIFKKFEGITPGKYKDIQ; encoded by the coding sequence ATGAGTCTTGCTCGAATCCGGTTCAACAAACGTAGTGTTATCGTTACGTGGCTTATATCTTATATCTCTGTACTTCTTATCCCGATTATTATTAGTGGGATTCTATACGCAGCTGCCTGGCATGTGGTGGAATCGGAAGTCAACCGTGCGAACAAATCAGCCCTGGAGCAGATGGAGCAAGCGATCGATAACAGCCTTCGCGGTATTGAACGGTTAAGCTTGGAAATCGCTTTAAGTAAATTGGTAACCGGTTTCATGAATACGGTGAAGCCATTGACGGATAGTGACTATTACGATTTGGTCAGCATTGCCAACGATCTGCGAGTATATCAGACTGCGAATGATTTTATTGAACAAATCTACATTTACTACCGGAATAGCGACACGGTTATATCCACACGTGATCACACGAACAGCCGTATGTTGTTCGAAAAGATTCGCGAGAAAGACGCGATGAGCTACGAGGAGTGGGCGAAGTTTTTTGATAAGCCTTACATCCAGGAATACGCACCCATTACGTTTAGGGAAGACGGCCATTCAGTCAAAGCTGTGATGTATGCCAAATCCGTCATACTCGCCAACCCAGATCATCCAGGCGCGGTCATTTTATTTGTCATTAAGGATTCCAAATTGCTGGATAATATTCCATCCACTTCGGATCAAACCTCGATAGCGGTCTTAGATAAGGAAAACCGTCTAGTTGCTTCGACTGGTTTCGAATCTAGAGCTGATTTTCTGGATTACGACAAGCTCTCTGGAAAAAATGGGATGTTTATCAGCGCGGATTCTGGTAAAAAGGCAGCTGTTTCCTATATCACCTCTGGCAGCACAGGGTGGAAATACATATCGACGATACCCGCTGAATTATTTGACGACAAGATGAAATACATGAAGAAGCTAATTTACGCCAGTGTTATTTTAAGCCTTATCATGGGCGGACTTGTTACCTACCTCTTTTTGAGAAAAAATTATAACCCAATCAACCTACTGATTCGAAGCTTTTCAGTGAAATCAGGGATATCTTTTCATGAAGGCTCGAACGAGTATGGATTTCTACAAGATGCATTGAATAATACGTTTGCGGAAAAAGAACAGATTGACCGTCGTCTGCATCAGCATCGTGATGCCATTCGTTCCCATTTTCTACAGGGGCTGCTGAAAGGTCGTTTGGAACAAAATGTCCCGATTCATGAATCGCTTGCTGCCCACGATATTCGGTTGGCTTCACGGTATTTTGCTGTTCTGTTATTTCACATCGAGCATTTCGGCAAGTTTGAGATCGACGAGTATGCTGCTCCTGAGAAGGTGAGGATGCTGCATTTCATTATTATGAATGTCGCTGAAGAAGTGATCGTTCATGATAATCGGGCTTTCATTACGGAAGTAGACAATATGCAAGCGTGCATTGTAAATTTCGGGACAGATCCGGATTCGCAAGAGTTGAAGCGTATTGCCGAGCAGGTGAAGTCATTCTTGCTGGACCATTTCCATGTCCATTTGACAGTGGCGATCAGCGGCATCCATCAGGAGCTATATGGGATCCCTACAGCGTACCAGCAAACCTTGGCAGCCTTGGAGTACCGGCTCGTTATGGGGAGCGGTGAAATTATTGGGTACGATGATTTACCGAGTTCAGAAACGATTAGGCAATCCAGAAGTTACTACTATCCATTACCTGTTGAGCATCAGCTGATCAATTTTGTGAAGTCAGGGGATTTTGAAAAATCGAGTGCGATCATAGGTGAAATTATCGAGATTAACGTATCGGATGCGTCCTTATCTGTACCGCTCGCCAAGTGTCTCATGTTTGATTTGATCAGTACGCTTCTGAAAACGATGGATGAAATCGGTACGAGCAGCAATAATCGAGCGTTAATCGTAAAAACCGACCAAATCGACCGATTGATGAGCAGTTCAACCATCAAAGAGATGAAGGTACAGATTCGTGAAGTACTGAATCAGGTGTGCCGATTCATTCAAGAAGACCGTCAACAGGAGCACAACCAACTTAGTCAGCAGGTCACCCTGTATGTCAAAAGCAATTACGCTGAGGAGAATCTGAACATCTCGATGGTGGGTGATAAGTTCGGGTTAACGCCTTCCTATTTATCCAAACAGTTCAAAGCACAGACAGGTGAAGCCTTGCTTGATTTTATCAGCAGAACCCGATTAGAAGAGGCAAAGCGGCTGCTTTCTCTTCAAGTCTTATCTGTCACGGACATTGCGAAAAGAGTCGGATACTCCGATATGAATACGTTCAATCGGATTTTCAAGAAATTCGAGGGCATTACACCGGGCAAATATAAAGATATTCAATGA
- a CDS encoding extracellular solute-binding protein, translating into MGKYMNKKSISMALSVVVASSVFVGCSKQEAGGSTTSPKASAGPTAAGAKYPISTQETLTSWEQMDTNLASFVPNLAESTFGMQLEKETGVKVKYTHPADGQSKEQFNLMIASNKLPDVIEYNWGGGGTAAYPGGPEKAIADKVILPLNDLIDKNAPNLKKLLQQDKELDKMIKTDSGKYYAFPMIRPDNGLVFRGPMIRKDWLDELNLQVPKTIDEWYTVLKAFKEKKGATAPFTAQYSSELNIQDAFIGAFKTANRFYIDDQGKVRYGPIDPQFKDALTLLRKWYAEGLLDKDFALNTDSKALDNKLMSDSAGATVGLLSGGMGRWMDTGKKKNPKFQLVAAPYPTLKQGERAFIGQRDFKYNPVASKAVTGDSKNAELAVKWLDYAYGEKGGLLFNFGIEGESYKMENNVPKFTEKITKNEKFNLQQMVSQYTKPNGPFPGDARKSFNTFKEQDEAIKIWGETDAAKHVMPLFITPTIEESKELAKLNTAISSYKEEMFVKFVMGKEPLDKFDEYVKRIQEMGIDKVTKINQDALDRYNKR; encoded by the coding sequence ATGGGGAAATATATGAACAAGAAGTCTATTAGTATGGCATTAAGTGTTGTAGTCGCATCTAGTGTGTTCGTTGGTTGTTCCAAACAAGAGGCAGGTGGGAGCACTACTTCACCTAAAGCATCTGCTGGTCCAACAGCGGCTGGAGCTAAGTATCCAATTAGTACGCAAGAAACGTTAACGTCCTGGGAACAGATGGACACGAACTTGGCATCTTTTGTTCCAAATCTGGCAGAATCAACGTTCGGCATGCAGCTTGAGAAAGAAACCGGTGTGAAAGTGAAGTATACACATCCGGCTGACGGGCAATCAAAGGAGCAGTTCAATCTGATGATTGCATCCAATAAATTACCGGATGTTATTGAATATAACTGGGGCGGAGGCGGGACTGCCGCTTATCCAGGCGGACCTGAGAAGGCGATTGCAGATAAAGTCATTCTTCCACTCAATGATTTGATCGACAAGAATGCGCCGAACTTAAAGAAATTGCTTCAGCAAGACAAGGAATTAGACAAGATGATCAAAACGGACAGCGGCAAATATTACGCATTTCCGATGATTCGTCCCGACAATGGGTTAGTATTCCGAGGACCTATGATTCGCAAGGACTGGCTGGATGAATTGAATCTGCAGGTTCCTAAGACCATCGATGAATGGTATACGGTGTTAAAAGCGTTCAAAGAAAAGAAAGGCGCAACCGCACCATTTACTGCTCAGTATAGCAGTGAGCTGAACATTCAGGACGCATTCATTGGCGCCTTCAAAACAGCCAATCGGTTCTATATCGATGATCAAGGCAAAGTCAGATACGGTCCAATCGATCCGCAGTTTAAAGATGCTTTGACCTTGCTGCGTAAATGGTATGCGGAAGGACTGCTTGATAAAGACTTTGCACTTAACACGGATTCCAAAGCGTTGGACAACAAATTAATGAGTGACAGTGCGGGAGCAACTGTAGGTCTATTAAGCGGCGGTATGGGCAGATGGATGGATACCGGGAAGAAGAAAAACCCGAAATTCCAGCTGGTTGCAGCACCATATCCGACCTTGAAGCAAGGGGAACGCGCTTTTATCGGACAGCGTGACTTCAAGTACAATCCGGTTGCCAGTAAAGCGGTAACCGGCGATTCGAAGAATGCAGAGCTTGCAGTTAAATGGTTGGATTATGCTTACGGTGAAAAAGGTGGCTTGCTGTTCAACTTCGGAATTGAAGGCGAGAGCTACAAGATGGAAAACAATGTCCCGAAATTTACCGAAAAAATTACTAAAAACGAGAAGTTTAATCTTCAACAAATGGTATCTCAGTATACGAAGCCAAATGGTCCATTTCCAGGTGACGCCCGAAAAAGCTTCAATACATTCAAGGAGCAGGACGAAGCGATTAAAATTTGGGGTGAAACGGACGCGGCTAAGCATGTAATGCCACTTTTCATAACTCCGACGATAGAGGAAAGTAAAGAATTGGCCAAATTGAATACCGCGATTTCGAGTTATAAAGAAGAAATGTTTGTGAAGTTCGTTATGGGCAAGGAACCTCTCGACAAGTTTGATGAGTATGTAAAACGCATTCAAGAAATGGGTATCGACAAGGTAACGAAAATAAACCAAGATGCACTCGACCGCTACAACAAACGATAA
- a CDS encoding sugar ABC transporter permease encodes MNTISPETVMPFIPKKRSRLGILIDIRKNKLLYVMLCPVLLYYVIFHYGPMYGAIIAFKDFSPRLGIWGSDWVGFEHFQAFFTGPYFWRTIKNTILISFYQLLFGFPAPIVLALLLNEVRHALFKRTVQTITYMPHFISLVVICGIIKDFTVSDGVMNDIIVFFGGERTTFLLEPSFFRSVYVTSGVWQHIGWGTIIFLAALTGIDQEQYEAAKIDGAGRWKQMTNVTLPGLMPTIIILLILEVGRMMNIGFEKIILLYNPGTYETADVISSYVYRVGLQDFNYSFSSAVGLFNSVINFILLICSNWLSRKFNDTSLW; translated from the coding sequence ATGAACACAATCAGTCCTGAAACGGTTATGCCCTTCATACCGAAAAAGAGATCCCGACTAGGGATATTGATCGATATCCGTAAAAATAAACTGCTATATGTGATGCTCTGTCCCGTGCTGCTTTATTATGTGATCTTCCATTATGGACCGATGTATGGTGCTATTATTGCCTTTAAGGATTTTTCTCCACGCCTTGGCATTTGGGGGAGTGATTGGGTAGGCTTTGAACATTTTCAAGCATTCTTTACCGGACCTTATTTCTGGAGGACAATAAAAAACACAATACTTATCAGCTTCTATCAGCTCTTGTTCGGATTTCCGGCACCGATCGTACTAGCGCTACTTCTCAATGAAGTGAGACATGCCTTATTTAAACGCACGGTGCAGACTATTACGTATATGCCTCATTTCATTTCACTAGTTGTCATCTGCGGCATCATCAAGGATTTCACCGTCAGCGATGGCGTAATGAATGACATCATTGTCTTTTTCGGCGGGGAACGAACGACATTTTTACTTGAACCGAGCTTTTTCCGTTCCGTCTATGTAACGTCGGGTGTGTGGCAGCATATCGGTTGGGGTACGATCATCTTTCTGGCGGCTTTGACCGGTATTGATCAGGAGCAATATGAAGCTGCTAAAATAGACGGCGCAGGCAGGTGGAAGCAAATGACGAATGTGACGCTTCCCGGCTTAATGCCGACGATCATCATTCTGCTCATTTTGGAGGTCGGAAGAATGATGAACATCGGGTTCGAAAAGATCATTTTGCTTTATAATCCAGGCACTTATGAAACCGCGGATGTGATATCTTCTTACGTGTACCGGGTTGGTTTACAAGATTTCAATTATAGCTTTAGCTCAGCAGTTGGCTTGTTCAACTCGGTGATCAATTTTATTCTGCTGATTTGTTCCAACTGGTTAAGTCGGAAATTTAATGATACTAGCTTATGGTAG
- a CDS encoding carbohydrate ABC transporter permease, whose product MLNRTTFSEKSFDSINVIFLTFLMIITIYPIVYVAFASISDAGALMGHKGILWRPLGFSLDAYTNVFRNPMILKGYGNTFFVVLVGLFFNIVLTAFGAYALSRKSLAYRKPLLLFIVFTMFFSGGLIPLYLTVKGVGLVDSLWALIIPQAINTFNLILMKTAFEAIPDALEESAKIDGANDFVILFRIILPLSMPVIAVMLLYYGVSHWNSWFNAMIFLQDRSLYPLQLVLREVLLQGEASSNLGASDGASAMLSVTLKYATIIVATVPILLVYPFLQKYFVKGALIGAIKG is encoded by the coding sequence ATGCTGAACCGGACCACATTTTCAGAAAAAAGCTTCGATTCCATCAACGTGATCTTCTTGACCTTTTTGATGATCATTACGATATATCCTATTGTTTATGTGGCTTTTGCCTCCATTAGTGACGCTGGAGCTCTGATGGGGCACAAAGGCATTTTATGGCGGCCGCTCGGATTTTCACTGGATGCTTACACGAATGTGTTTCGAAACCCCATGATCCTGAAAGGATACGGGAATACGTTTTTTGTTGTGCTGGTGGGTCTGTTTTTCAATATCGTGCTTACAGCTTTCGGGGCCTATGCGTTATCAAGGAAAAGCTTGGCCTACCGTAAACCGCTTCTGCTGTTTATCGTGTTTACCATGTTTTTCAGCGGTGGTTTGATTCCTCTCTACTTGACGGTTAAAGGAGTAGGATTGGTCGATTCACTATGGGCGCTCATTATTCCTCAAGCGATTAACACCTTTAATCTCATTCTGATGAAAACGGCGTTCGAAGCGATTCCTGATGCCTTGGAGGAGTCGGCTAAAATAGATGGCGCGAATGACTTTGTCATTTTGTTTCGGATCATTTTGCCGCTTTCCATGCCGGTTATTGCCGTTATGTTATTGTATTATGGCGTCAGTCATTGGAATTCTTGGTTCAATGCGATGATTTTCTTGCAGGACCGGTCGCTCTATCCGCTGCAGCTCGTGCTGCGCGAAGTTTTACTCCAAGGGGAAGCAAGCTCAAACTTAGGGGCCTCGGATGGCGCCTCAGCAATGCTCTCGGTTACGTTAAAGTACGCGACCATTATTGTGGCAACGGTACCGATTCTGCTTGTTTATCCGTTTCTCCAAAAATATTTCGTCAAAGGCGCTCTGATTGGAGCGATTAAAGGATAG